Genomic segment of Malus domestica chromosome 15, GDT2T_hap1:
attgaacaaaCAGCTAAACACAGCTTTACTATGAATAACGTGAATATGAAAAAGAAATGCTTAAACCAGCATATGGGAGGCTTAAGAGCCGAAGTCCCCGAACGTACGAATAGCTACGTTAATTacttaataaaatttaaaagggAGCTGATATTGACGCTTTAAAACAAACTTCGCCCACTTTGTAGTGCAAATTGCATGTTTCGGTTCTTGGTAGTCTCGGCTGTTATAGGGGCTAAAAGCTTCTGAAAGCCAGTTACTTTTCCGCCAAGATTTCCATCCCATCTCTTCACAAATTTCGTCGCTGTGGTTGATATTGAAAGTTGAAATGCAGTGCCTCTTGTAAAATCGGGTCGTCTTCTTCATCACTTCAATCTCTCTGCCTATCTGTTCAAGCATTTTTTGGACAGTGGGAAGCTTGAATTTGTTGTCAACCAATCTTCCTAGCCATTTGCACCTCAACTCTGCTGTCTGCAGGTTAGAAACACTCTCTACGAATCCCACAAATGCCATATTGGGAATCAATGGATGAATCGTACCCCTGAAATAGCATGTACAATCATTATACAATTAGTTACATATTTTATATGTACACACTACCACTTGTGAGTAATCAGTTAAAAATATAAGGGTACCTACAACTTTGGTTTAATCTCAAAGCTGTTTTTGTTCATACTGCTTGACATATTTGATGACATAACAATACAATctcaatttaaaataaaatggagTGTGTCATGTTagcagaaaaaatatataacatgTCAAATATTTGACAAGTAATTAGGGTTCACCTATACAGGGGCATAGTGCCAGAGGAGTCAACCATGAGGCTGCGGAAAGGCTCAGGCAATATGGATTGGAGCTTTTGCTTTCCCTCATAGCCAGTTGCAAGAAGCACAACATCAGCCTGCAATTTGGTATTGTCTTCAAATTCAATTCCTCCGCTCCAAAACCACAACTTCGATGACCTTTTGAACAATATTTTGCCCTTGTCTGCCTCGGCGAAGAAATTTTGGGGTAAAATAGCCATCTGGCATGAAGCATAGTCCTCCAAAAATGGATGATCAGGCTTTAGTCCATACTTCACAAGGGGAAGCTTCCACTCCAAGTACGACTCTATGAACTTGGAAACTATCATCCTCTGGTTAAAAAGCAAGTAGCAATATAGTTAGTAAACGAATAACTAGCAATACATATATAATTAAGAGTAGTACTAGGGTGTTAAATTAGTGTGTTAAGAAACATGGAATTTACCATAGGCGATGAAAGAAGGCAAAACAAGGCTCGGACTAAGCTCTGGTTTGGCCTTTCGTGGAGGAATTGAGAAGACCTTgtcgaaaaaaaaaggaaaaatggaaGCCCCCAAATCCAGTAAGATGGAACGGTCCAATGTGGAGTCCTTATCACCATTGTGCATGCCTCCCCATCGGGTCCTTATTCAccacaataaaaaagaaagcaaacCAAAATGTCATGTTTCAATGATTTAGAGCATTATATTGAATAAGCTCGCTTGATTGTATGAAACAAAAATTACTAATTAGCTCTAATTTTGTAATATTTCTCTTTTAAATGTCGATAGATATCAcaaatttgtttcatgcatccaAATTAATATTGTTACAATgattttatttcatctgaaGTGGTCATGGTGTACTATAAATTGATGCTCGTTATGGGTAAGGGTAATTAAATAGGTGCTTAAGCTACGATCGGTAAAACGGATAACGTGTGGTCAACTTGAGTTTAGTACATAATCTATGTTGCTTATGTTACTTTTCACACTGACAGTTCCCACCAGGCTGACCATATCTGTCTCCTGAAGTGAAGAAATATGGGGTCCGGCATCATTGTTAATTAGGTTTTGTAATGTTTTTGGAATTTAATAATATGATTAGAGATTTCGGATCAgatttttctattttatatATACCTTGGTTTGCCTCTGCGCACTCAACTGCCACGTCAATAGCTGACTTCTTGTAGCCAATAACTGCAACCTTCTTGCCTTTGAGGAGCTCACGAGCTGCTCGTTGGTCAAGCTTGGAGTAATCCATGGAGTGCAAGACTTTGCCTTGAAATACTTCTTGACCTTTGTTGCGCGGGAAACTCGGCATTCTTGGTATGTCTCCATATTTCCCAATGCAAACTACGATGAACTCGAATGCATACCACTGCTAGGTCCAAAATAAAGTACGAACAATTAGCTAAGAACTAACGAATATTACTAAGGCTTAATAACTAAAAGTTACACATGTTTATGTGTAACATTTACTAGCATAAGGTGGATTATGTGTACATAAAATTTTCAATGAATACTACGTTAAACATGTGAGAGATGTAATCAACAATAATGTGATCAATGAATTGGATATGATTGTACAACACTGATCACCTATAATACTAATGCTTAACTACTTAATACATATATAGAAGTTCATATTGATAGCGGATATCATCATATTTAAGAGTCATGCTTTGTTTTCAGAGAATTAATCAAGGATTATGCGTGAACattatgactaaaacttgagtAAAATCAAATCTACAGAAAAAACAACCTGAATGATGTTTGGAATGTTGGACATCTGAACAGCGACCTCCCAAACAGGATGGCCACTCAAAAGGCTACCATACTCCCCGGAGATTGAATTCATGGGAAGTTGGGTGATGGTTTGATGGTCATCAATACCACCAACATAACGTATTTCCACCACTTTGGACTCAAACTTGACATATTTCAATAGGTCAAAGTGTGTGGCATAGCCATGCAAGTACTCCAAAACCTCTACATGAGAAGGGAAAGATGAATTGTCTCTCTCAGCCCAAGGGTAGTCAGAAAACTCGAAATTGCAACGAGGGCTTTGAAGTTTCGTAGAATTGTAAGAACATTGTTTCCAAACACCCCCGATGGAATCAGTGGCCTCAAAGACCACCGGATTGTGTCCTAAAAGCTGTTTAGTGGCGACGATTCCGCTAATACCAGCCCCTATAATCCCAATTTTTGATACTGAGTGAAGGTGGTGGGCGTTGGCAGCAGCCATTTCGTAAATTTGGTATAGCTGGCTAAGTAGGACAACAATAAGGTGGCTAAAGGAAAAAAGTATGTCTGAATACTTTGTAATCGATAATATGCATGTGTTATGGACTTGAGAAACGAGGCCGATTTATAGAGATTAAGGCTGACCTTTTCTTCAACTAACCTTGAATACTACTATCGATATtggtattatattatattataaaatgtTGTTGGTGTAGATTCATAACTTAGTCCATTTCAATATctgtatattattttatatctgTATCTTCAAACCCCAGTGGTTAAAATTTCATCTCTAACTTTGTCTTCAATTATGAACCAATGATTTTTGCTTTATTAAAAGACTACCCAGTAGTTGCATGTTTGAGTTAGATTACTTGTTAAGATAGTATAGCCGCTCTCTTGCATTTGAGTTCGAATTttctatttataaataaaaataatttaaaatatctctttttcaaaaaaatactCAATACTTAAAAACGAATTTCTACTGTAATAATGTACAGCTAAAATAGTAATCTtgcaaaattaaattttgaaacaaatatCTTATTACTTTCCATTGCACTCAACTTATACCACTTGATTTTAATAATTATAAGCCCGGTTTCATTTCTCAATTTGTTTGTGTAAGCTGGAATAGTAATTATGCTATAAGAAATTTAGATGGTGTTTGTTAAGAGGATTGACTTGGATATGATAATTCATTATCTTAAACAtattttgaaggaaaaattgatgaCAATGCCAATATTTTGTCTAAGTTGAAGATACTCAAGAAGAAAAAGTTATTCTTTAGTATAATTCTACTATTCTTGTGGGAAATAGTAGGAATACTTTTTTACCTTCAACTTAGACATATGGAAGTTGTTTCTTCTTTCGAAAATCCCTTTAATATAGTGAGTAATCATATCCAAGCTAATTCTCTCTAACAACCACTACCTTAGTGTTAGAtcaaaaggaaatgaaaatttgaTAAGTTATTTTGTAGTATCGTTCATTTATGTTATGAACAATATTAGGGAATATGACACATAACCACAAAATTAAGAATTAGAATACATACTCTTGAGTATATAAATACTACTCTTAACCACTTGACTTACGAGCCATTATTTGtcatttctattttattttcgggaaaaaaaaatcaattaactaATGGAGAAACGTAATTTTATATGGGATTAGTTAAGCATAACAGTGGTTTGACTTCCTTGTGTTCCCATGGATACAAGTTGACCATGCATGTGTGGGCGTTTGTGATGAAATGACAATCAATTTAGGTCAATGCACGTATAGTTAAATCGAGATCTGATCAGTCCACcaaattaaatgaaattatttgaaCTCTTCGTGTATCAGTGATTTTATGCTACAAGTGCATGCACTTATTGGCTAATAACAAATTAAGAGTTCATATTgaatgattaattttttttattagtactCAGCATAAGGCCGCGTTCACTAATCATCAGGAGTCTTAGTAGCGAGTACGAATAATTTTGCCGCGGCTTAGACCACATGCCAATATTTGAGTATCGATATCTGCCATACGGGTAGAGCGTTGCCTTGGCCCCACAGATCAACACTCCACTGTTGTTAGGTAAAGTACATCTAAGAATGGCATGGATCTTAGACTAATCAATGGTTAACAGTTACTCATGCATATGTAAAAAGTTGTTAGGAACATTGAACACTCGCTTCAAGTGCATTTGTTTCCAAATTCTTCTCAATATAAGATATTTGTTCTTTTAAGTTTCGACAAGCTCTCACTTctactcaattttttttagctTTATACTTTTTAAGGGTGTAGAATTACTATTTAGAGCTTAGGTTTTAGAGATTAATccttcaaattttaaatttcatgtcAAATTTTGGTGTACTTAATTAGAAGTAGAAGTTTAAGCTCTAAGAGTAAACTTTTATACCTTAACTAAATAATTCAAGGGAGCAGACTTGTCCTCAAACCAAATCTGATTACGGAAAAACCAAACGCTCAATACAAAAGTACAAACCACAATGACCCAAAGTTTCTTAGTAGAATTTGAAAAGGCTACAAGaaaatttttggaaaaaaattatgacaccGAAAGACAGACGTTATAATAAGCTGTAAATGACCTACTTGAGAAAGCATGAGACCTTTTTAAGTCAAGAGTTAACATTTTAATTTATCAACAATATTGTCTTGAAACTTTTCAAATTTCACCATAGAGTGAAAAAAAACTTTGTATTTCTATTCCCAAAAGATAATGACGAATCCGAAATTTGTCTTTCAGAAAAATTCATGTAATCTACCTAAGAGCCTCACAGACTTGTCAATGGGCTAATGATTCTTTTGCAAACCTTTCATCAAGAGACCGGGAGAAGCAATTTCCTCATGTACCACATCGAGAACACACAAAGAACTATtcacaacaaaatttacattcctAAATAATCAACTATGTTAACAAATAAAATTCAGGTTATGCAATAGTTTTAtcttataaatacaaaaataggCTCAACCAAAttggtcgcacttggtgcgatggcaagtgccttcgcccatgagcggtaggtctcgggttcgagacttgggagcagcctctccataaatgggggtaaggctagctgacattcacctctcctagaccttgcgtaaagcgggagccttgtgcactgggtacgaccttttaatgTGCTCTCTCATCTACACCTAAGTTAAATCCTTCTCTCCGTACTTAAGAGAAATTCAATGTAAAATATTAtattgtttgtaaaaaaaataaaaactcttatattaaatatatataaaaaaatcacCTAATTACATGCCATAGATTATCAATCAAACAACATATAGATTTATGTCGAACATAAAACTAATCACATAACTTTTTCTTGTTCGTAAACTCAAGTCTAAACAAAAATGGCCCCTAGCTATCATAAACCGTGGCATGGAATTTTTTTCACATAATATATAGAGTACTTTTCACTTCTTAAAGAGGGATCAACGAATAGTTTCGTCACGACGGTCTATCTTTTCGGAAGCCAAAAATACTCGCAGAGACATTTCAACCTTCCTAGCAACCATTGAATGATTCACCAGAACCAAAAATCGAACTCAAGGTCTGCCGTGTGAGATAAAGGTCTGAAATTCGTCTCAAACTAAGCTCTATAAGTTATTATTTGGAATTACTTGACAAATCAATTGTGGTGTTCGGTGTTTCTCGTagctaaaaatcaaccaatcgCGTAAGAAATTGGCGATCTTCTAGGCTTCTAGTACTCTGTCTtaaattttatatgttttttctCACTTCCccatttattaaatttctaataTGAATTCATTTAGCCTGGATTCTCAACAACCATATATATGGTCCCGTCCAGTACGATGCGACTGTGTCAAGATTTAAGAActtgaatttcttttttttttcttttttttaaaataaaatataacccACTAGTAAACAGGTACTTGACTTGCGAATATACGTAGAATTTGCATAAAAATATACGTAAAATTTGATAATTCTCACATAATATATTCTGGTTTGATGGCCCTTTGGGTTACCTGATTCAGTTGAGCAtgcaaatattgtaattaattaaTACTAAAGTCAGAgaaacttcaaaaaaaaaataaaaaaataaaaaactacgtCAAAGAAACTAACGtgtttttatttgtaattttgacCTTAAACCACTTGCTAATTAAACTTCCAGGATCCCTTCCTcggtttaattttcaaaacaagGAACCTTTGGTCTTTGTTAACAATTTCCAGATATTCAAGTCCAAGAATGTGCATGAAACACGAGGACTAGGATCACCAGAGGATGTCTTGGGTCAGCTACTACAATGTTCAAAAGGTATTGTTTATCAGTTTGTTCCTTTttccaagaaaatgaagaagcgagaaattgttttttattgGACAAACAATAGTGGGTCAAATAAATGTTGGAGAGAGGGGGCTGATTGAGATCGAACTTGCACCAGAATACGTGGACATTATTGTTATGCATTCAATCTTGTAGCGTTACAAGGTGCG
This window contains:
- the LOC139192589 gene encoding probable flavin-containing monooxygenase 1; the protein is MAAANAHHLHSVSKIGIIGAGISGIVATKQLLGHNPVVFEATDSIGGVWKQCSYNSTKLQSPRCNFEFSDYPWAERDNSSFPSHVEVLEYLHGYATHFDLLKYVKFESKVVEIRYVGGIDDHQTITQLPMNSISGEYGSLLSGHPVWEVAVQMSNIPNIIQWYAFEFIVVCIGKYGDIPRMPSFPRNKGQEVFQGKVLHSMDYSKLDQRAARELLKGKKVAVIGYKKSAIDVAVECAEANQGPDGEACTMVIRTPHWTVPSYWIWGLPFFLFFSTRSSQFLHERPNQSLVRALFCLLSSPMRMIVSKFIESYLEWKLPLVKYGLKPDHPFLEDYASCQMAILPQNFFAEADKGKILFKRSSKLWFWSGGIEFEDNTKLQADVVLLATGYEGKQKLQSILPEPFRSLMVDSSGTMPLYRGTIHPLIPNMAFVGFVESVSNLQTAELRCKWLGRLVDNKFKLPTVQKMLEQIGREIEVMKKTTRFYKRHCISTFNINHSDEICEEMGWKSWRKSNWLSEAFSPYNSRDYQEPKHAICTTKWAKFVLKRQYQLPFKFY